One Vallitalea pronyensis genomic region harbors:
- a CDS encoding patatin-like phospholipase family protein: MASNNEVIKILAIDGGGVRGIIPCVFLDHLRKELNKHGNHTPYYKLFHVMAGTSTGSLISLLLTKPPEELTDEERLSRLLYMYTHDIKEIFPKPKSEFSQGVKQIFRPKYNGRNLKSLLRKTLKNFTLEDALTKLLIPAYDMCSMEPYLFRHGNTSTSSMNFFLRDVGLASTAAPTYLPAANIKSLTNGQSFCFVDGGIFCNDPSLCAYSFAKKTFSHGKKYLIVSLGTGKQPISYNCNKVKKWGALGWINPLNHVPLVTAYMNSQVESEDLILDNMSDVVVYRFQVSLNDISSELDDATAKNMDHLKGKAAALILSNKSKIDRLVKVLNAY, translated from the coding sequence ATGGCCTCTAACAATGAAGTGATTAAAATCTTAGCCATTGACGGCGGAGGTGTTCGAGGTATTATCCCTTGTGTCTTTCTCGACCACCTTAGAAAAGAATTGAATAAGCATGGTAATCACACCCCCTATTATAAGCTTTTTCATGTGATGGCTGGTACCTCTACAGGTTCACTTATTAGTCTATTACTCACTAAGCCACCTGAGGAACTAACAGATGAGGAACGCTTGAGTAGGCTTTTATATATGTATACTCATGATATAAAAGAAATATTTCCTAAACCTAAATCGGAATTCAGTCAAGGTGTCAAACAGATTTTCCGACCCAAATACAATGGAAGGAATTTAAAATCACTCCTAAGAAAAACCTTGAAAAATTTCACTTTGGAGGATGCCCTTACTAAGCTTCTTATTCCTGCGTATGACATGTGTTCCATGGAACCCTATCTCTTTCGTCATGGTAATACTTCCACTTCATCCATGAATTTTTTCTTAAGAGATGTTGGTCTTGCATCAACTGCAGCTCCTACCTATTTACCTGCTGCCAACATCAAGTCATTAACCAATGGGCAGTCTTTCTGTTTTGTTGATGGTGGTATATTCTGCAATGATCCTTCTCTCTGCGCCTATTCCTTTGCAAAAAAAACTTTTTCTCATGGTAAGAAGTATCTCATTGTGTCCTTGGGAACAGGTAAACAACCTATATCTTATAATTGCAATAAAGTTAAGAAATGGGGAGCATTAGGTTGGATAAATCCTTTGAATCATGTACCACTTGTGACGGCGTATATGAATTCGCAAGTGGAAAGTGAAGACTTGATTTTAGATAATATGTCAGATGTTGTGGTGTATCGTTTTCAAGTATCTCTGAACGATATATCCTCTGAGCTTGATGATGCAACTGCAAAAAATATGGATCATCTAAAAGGTAAAGCTGCTGCTTTAATCTTATCCAATAAAAGTAAAATAGACCGTTTAGTGAAGGTTTTAAATGCTTACTAG